The following are from one region of the Carcharodon carcharias isolate sCarCar2 chromosome 27, sCarCar2.pri, whole genome shotgun sequence genome:
- the LOC121270587 gene encoding zinc finger protein 774-like → MEGKSTIHNREKPWKCEDCGKGFSYQSKLETHRRTHTGERPFTCSECGKGFTQSSTLLTHQRVHTGERPFTCSKCGKGFINSTNLLTHQRVHTGERLFSCSECEKRFTRSADLLTHQRVHTGERPFTCSECGKGFTLSSDLLTHQRIHTGERPFTCCMCGKGFTRSTHLLRHQQVHTDERPFKCSDCDKCYKSSGDLMSHRRAHTDERPFRCSHCGTGFRRSSDLIAHQRIHTGERPFICSKCGKGFTQSSNLLRHQQVHNGKKPFTLPLCGKGFTQTVTFLTPHQVLTE, encoded by the coding sequence atggaaggaaaaagtaCCATCCACAATagagagaaaccatggaaatgtgaggactgtgggaagggattcagttacCAGTCTaagctggaaactcatcgacgcactcacactggggagcggccgttcacctgctctgaatgtgggaagggattcactcagtcgtccacgctgctgacacaccagcgagttcacactggggagagaccattcacctgctccaaatgtgggaagggattcattaatTCAACCAacttgctgacacaccagcgagttcacactggggagaggttgTTCAGCTGCTCTGAATGTGAGAAGCGATTCACTCGGTCAGctgacctgctgacacaccagcgagttcacactggggagaggccattcacctgctctgaatgtgggaagggattcactctgtcatctgacctgctgacacaccaacgaattcacaccggggagaggccattcacctgctgcatgtgtggaaagggattcacaagATCAACCCATCtactgagacaccagcaagttcacacagatgagagaccttttaaatgctcgGACTGTGAcaagtgctataaaagttctgGGGACCTGATGTCCCATCGACGTgctcacactgacgagagaccattcaggtgctctcactgtgggactgggttcaggcgatCATCTGACCTCATTGCACACCAGCGCATTCATACTGGGGAGAGGCCTTTCATCTGCTcaaagtgtgggaagggattcactcagtcatccaacctgctgagacaccagcaagttcacaatgGGAAGAAACCATTCACCTTGCCattgtgtggaaagggattcactcagacaGTCACCTTTCTAACACCCCATCAAGTTCTCACTGAGTGa
- the LOC121270216 gene encoding zinc finger protein 239-like: MEKPWKCEDCEKGFSSPSHLEAHRCSHTGERPFSCSVCGKGFTRLSCLQTHKLVHSDNKPFTCSDCEKSFKRKPDLLTHQRIHTGERPFTCSVCGKGFAQSSNLLTHQQVHNGERPFSCSECGKGFIHSSILLKHQRIHTQDRPFTCDCGKGFTQSSHLLRHQRVHTGERPFKCSVCGKSFINSSHLRRHQRVHN, from the coding sequence atggagaaaccatggaaatgtgaggactgtgAGAAGGGATTCAGTTCCCCATCCCATCTGGAAGCTCATCgatgcagtcacactggggagaggccattctcctgctccgtgtgtgggaagggattcactcggttatCCTGCCTTCAGACACACAAACTTGTTCATTCTGATAACAAACCGTTTACATGTTCTGACTGTGAGAAGAGTTTTAAAAGAAAACCAGATTTGCTGACACACCAAcgtattcacactggggagaggccattcacctgctctgtgtgtgggaagggattcgctcagtcatccaacctgctgacgcaccagcaagttcacaatggggagaggccattcagctgctccgagtgtgggaagggattcattcactCGTCCATTCTGCTAAAACATCAGCGAATTCACACTCAGGACAGACCGTTCACCTgcgactgtgggaagggattcactcagtcatctcatctgttgagacaccagcgagttcacactggggagaggccattcaaatgctccgtgtgtgggaagagtTTCATTAATTCATCCCACCTGCGCAGACACCAGCGAGTCCACAACTGA